Within the Bacillus sp. FSL K6-3431 genome, the region GGCCCGCCCTTTCTCTGTAAGTGAGTATTCTACAGTAACGGGAACGGTAGGATAGACAGTCCGAGTCACTATTTGATTTTTCTCCAAATGCCTTACAGTATCTGTTAAAGCCTTAGGGCTGATTTTTTGAATGCTTTTTTGTAACTCCCCAAAGCGTTTCGTTCCATCAAAAAGTTCTCGCAATACAAGAAATGACCATTTTCCTCCGATTATATTAAGCGCTTTCTCAATAGAGCATTCGATATGAATTTCTTTTGTTTCCAATAAAATCACCTCATCTATCGTTCTTAAAGTAACTATAAAAAATATATTAAGTTACTATATTTTCATTATATCAAATAAATTTCAGTAGTTGTAAAAAGATGGTAGCC harbors:
- a CDS encoding winged helix-turn-helix transcriptional regulator, which gives rise to METKEIHIECSIEKALNIIGGKWSFLVLRELFDGTKRFGELQKSIQKISPKALTDTVRHLEKNQIVTRTVYPTVPVTVEYSLTEKGRAFNIILKEMKKWGAHWT